In Chiloscyllium punctatum isolate Juve2018m chromosome X, sChiPun1.3, whole genome shotgun sequence, the following are encoded in one genomic region:
- the LOC140471359 gene encoding growth/differentiation factor 11-like codes for MHKSHVFFCLLVSLGLTASDEPVLEKDLEARERVLDQAEPGRQECSACLWREHSKALRLESIKSQILSKLRLKQAPNISRDIVNQLLPKAPPLQQLLDRYDIQGDDCLAKEPLLEDDEYHATTETVITMATEPEPCVQVDGSPKCCFFKFSPKITFTNLVRAHLWVYLRPVLHTSTVYLQILRLKPVTEKGSRHSRIRSLKIDLNSRNGRWQSIDFKHVLQNWFKQPHANWGIEINAFDMNGNDLAITSPGNGEKGLQPFLEVKVAETNKRTRRNLGLDCDEHSTESRCCRYPLTVDFEAFGWDWIIAPKRYKANYCSGQCEYMFMQKYPHTHLVHHANARGSAGPCCTPTKMSPINMLYFNDKQQIINGQIPGMVVDRCGCS; via the exons ATGCATAAATCACACGTTTTCTTTTGCCTGCTGGTGTCTCTTGGATTGACAGCCAGCGATGAGCCAGTTTTGGAGAAGGATTTGGAAGCTAGGGAAAGGGTCTTAGACCAGGCGGAACCTGGGAGACAAGAATGCTCAGCCTGCTTATGGAGGGAGCACAGCAAAGCTCTGAGATTGGAGTCCATTAAATCTCAGATCCTGAGCAAGCTGCGCCTGAAACAGGCTCCCAACATCAGTCGGGATATTGTCAATCAGCTCCTGCCCAAAGCCCCCCCTTTGCAGCAACTGTTGGACCGATATGATATTCAAGGGGATGACTGCCTTGCCAAAGAGCCTCTTCTGGAAGACGACGAGTATCACGCCACGACAGAAACTGTCATTACCATGGCCACCGAAC CTGAACCCTGTGTCCAAGTGGATGGGAGCCCAAAATGTTGCTTTTTTAAATTTAGCCCCAAAATAACATTTACAAACTTGGTGCGAGCTCACCTCTGGGTTTACCTGCGTCCAGTCCTGCACACCTCCACTGTGTACCTGCAGATCCTCAGGCTGAAACCTGTGACGGAGAAGGGCAGCAGGCACTCACGGATCCGATCCTTAAAAATAGACTTGAACTCCCGCAATGGGCGCTGGCAAAGTATCGACTTTAAGCATGTGCTGCAGAACTGGTTCAAGCAACCTCATGCCAACTGGGGCATTGAGATCAACGCCTTTGATATGAACGGCAATGACCTGGCTATCACATCTCCAGGAAATGGAGAGAAGGGACTG CAACCATTTCTGGAAGTCAAAGTGGCAGAAACAAACAAACGTACACGGAGAAATCTGGGGCTAGACTGTGATGAGCACTCCACAGAGTCACGCTGCTGTCGTTACCCATTAACAGTTGATTTTGAGGCCTTTGGCTGGGACTGGATTATTGCTCCCAAACGATACAAAGCCAACTACTGCTCTGGTCAATGTGAATACATGTTCATGCAGAAATACCCACACACCCACTTGGTACACCATGCCAATGCCCGGGGATCAGCAGGGCCCTGCTGTACACCTACCAAAATGTCGCCCATCAACATGCTTTACTTTAACGACAAGCAACAAATCATCAACGGGCAAATTCCGGGTATGGTGGTCGATCGATGTGGCTGCTCTTAA